In Rhizobiales bacterium NRL2, a genomic segment contains:
- a CDS encoding phage portal protein yields MSVSWFDRAIATVAPRAATRRVLARQAFEGLARSYEGAARGRRTDGWHAPGSSADAEIGRAGALLRDRMRDLVRNNPHAAKAVAVLVNNIVGAGIMPRAASGDAALDREVDRLFEIWARACDADGQLDFYGLQTLACREMVEAGEVLVRRRPRRAGDGVMPPVQLQLLEADFLDATRNGALGSGQAVQGIEFDALGRRRAYWLFGAHPGDAMLSLTGGLTSRAIPASEIAHVYEKQRTQARGVPWGAPVIRALRDLDDYEVAEIVRKKTEACVTAIVFGEEEAQQGIAPSVVDADGNRVEQFEPGLIAYARGGKDIRFNQPSATGGYGEYKRASLHTISAGFRVPYELLTGDLSQVNYSSIRAGLVEFRRMIDAVQWQLFIPMFCAPVWRWFTEAAWAAGRIPTPDVPVEWSPPKFEAVDPQKDAMADLLAIRSGTMTLAEAIARQGRNPDAVLAEIAATNAKLDELGLVLDSDPRRVTKTGSAQTNDPSEPERVADPGDPDGDET; encoded by the coding sequence ATGTCGGTGTCCTGGTTCGACCGGGCCATCGCGACCGTCGCCCCACGGGCTGCCACCCGGCGCGTGCTGGCGCGGCAGGCCTTCGAGGGGCTCGCCCGCTCCTATGAGGGCGCGGCCCGCGGCCGGCGCACCGATGGCTGGCATGCGCCGGGATCTTCGGCGGACGCCGAGATCGGCCGGGCCGGTGCGCTGCTGCGGGACCGGATGCGGGATCTGGTGCGCAACAACCCGCATGCGGCAAAGGCCGTGGCGGTGCTGGTGAACAACATCGTCGGCGCCGGCATCATGCCGCGTGCAGCCAGCGGCGACGCCGCGCTCGACCGCGAGGTCGATCGGCTGTTCGAGATCTGGGCACGGGCCTGCGACGCCGACGGCCAGCTCGACTTCTACGGGCTGCAGACGCTCGCCTGTCGCGAGATGGTCGAGGCCGGCGAGGTGCTGGTCCGACGCCGGCCGCGACGTGCCGGCGACGGCGTCATGCCGCCGGTGCAGCTGCAGCTGCTCGAGGCCGACTTCCTCGACGCGACCCGCAACGGGGCGCTCGGCTCCGGGCAGGCGGTCCAGGGAATCGAGTTTGACGCGCTCGGTCGGCGCCGGGCCTACTGGCTCTTCGGCGCGCATCCGGGCGACGCAATGCTCAGCCTGACGGGCGGGCTCACCAGCCGGGCGATCCCGGCCTCCGAGATCGCCCATGTCTATGAGAAACAGCGCACGCAGGCGCGCGGCGTGCCCTGGGGTGCGCCGGTCATCCGCGCCCTTCGCGACCTCGACGATTACGAGGTCGCCGAGATCGTCCGCAAGAAGACCGAGGCCTGCGTCACCGCCATCGTGTTCGGCGAGGAGGAAGCGCAACAGGGGATCGCGCCCTCGGTCGTCGACGCCGACGGCAACCGGGTCGAGCAGTTCGAGCCGGGGCTTATCGCCTACGCCCGCGGCGGGAAGGACATCCGCTTCAACCAGCCGTCGGCGACCGGCGGCTACGGCGAGTACAAGCGCGCGAGCCTGCACACGATCTCGGCCGGCTTCCGCGTGCCCTACGAGTTGCTGACCGGCGATCTGAGCCAGGTGAACTACTCCTCGATCCGCGCGGGGCTCGTCGAGTTCCGCCGGATGATCGACGCGGTCCAGTGGCAGCTCTTCATCCCGATGTTCTGTGCGCCGGTCTGGCGCTGGTTCACGGAAGCTGCGTGGGCAGCGGGGCGGATCCCGACGCCCGACGTGCCCGTCGAATGGTCGCCGCCCAAGTTCGAGGCGGTCGATCCGCAGAAGGATGCGATGGCGGACCTGCTCGCCATCCGCTCCGGCACCATGACGCTCGCAGAGGCCATCGCCCGGCAAGGCCGCAACCCCGACGCGGTGCTGGCCGAGATCGCGGCCACCAACGCCAAGCTCGACGAGTTGGGCCTCGTCCTCGACAGCGACCCGCGTCGCGTCACCAAGACGGGCAGCGCGCAAACGAACGACCCGTCCGAACCTGAGCGTGTAGCCGATCCGGGTGACCCGGACGGCGACGAGACCTGA
- a CDS encoding phage tail protein: protein MSAPTSTNSPSPVSLSAEIEGFDGAEALIRAWGRGLTPDPWLTVSEWSDTHRWLSSRASAEPGRYRTERTPYMRAIMDALSPSHPAQRVVFMKAAQVGATEAGNNWIGFVMHHAPGPMLAVQPTVELAKRNSRQRIDPLIEESPALRERVKPARARDSGNTQLSKDFPGGVLVLTGANSAVGLRSMPARYVFLDEVDAYPASADEEGDPVGLAEARSLTFAHRRKVFLVSTPTIRGVSRIEREYEASDQRRFFVPCPHCGEMQWLRFERLRWEKGKPETAAYHCDACETAIAEHHKAAVLAAGEWRATAEADDGRTVGFHLSALYSPPGWKSWADVARDKEAARGSDEAERVFRNTVLGETWIETGDAPDWQRLVERREEWPAGIVPTGGLFLTAGADVQKDRIEVDVWAWGRGLESWLVDHVVIEGGPDRPESWAALTDLLGRNWRHAGGAELGLARLAIDTGYETAAVYGWARSVGFAQVAPVKGLEGFNRASPVSGPTFVDATAGGKRLRRGARLWTVAVSTFKAETYRFLRLPRPTPEEMEAGAAFAPGTVHLPGWVDTEWIKQLTAEQLVTVRNRRGFARLEWQKLRERNEALDCRVYARAAAWIAGADRWSETTWADLEAQLGVPTGTDTPAGMIGRPSPGAQGKRRSDWLGRREGWF from the coding sequence ATGTCCGCGCCCACCTCGACGAACTCGCCCAGCCCCGTATCGCTCTCGGCTGAGATCGAAGGATTCGATGGCGCCGAAGCGCTGATCCGGGCCTGGGGCCGCGGGCTGACGCCCGACCCCTGGCTCACGGTTTCCGAATGGTCGGACACGCATCGCTGGCTGTCCTCACGCGCCTCGGCCGAGCCGGGGCGCTACCGGACCGAGCGCACGCCCTACATGCGCGCGATCATGGACGCGCTCTCGCCGAGCCATCCGGCGCAGCGGGTCGTGTTCATGAAAGCCGCGCAGGTCGGCGCGACGGAGGCCGGCAACAACTGGATCGGCTTCGTGATGCACCATGCGCCGGGGCCGATGCTGGCGGTCCAGCCGACGGTGGAGCTGGCCAAGCGCAACTCGCGCCAGCGCATCGATCCGCTGATCGAAGAAAGCCCGGCGCTTCGGGAGCGGGTGAAGCCGGCGCGGGCGCGCGACAGCGGCAACACGCAGCTGTCCAAGGACTTCCCGGGCGGCGTGTTGGTGCTGACCGGCGCCAACTCCGCCGTGGGGCTGCGCTCCATGCCGGCGCGATACGTCTTCCTCGACGAGGTCGACGCCTACCCGGCTTCGGCCGACGAGGAAGGCGACCCGGTCGGTCTCGCCGAGGCGCGGTCGCTGACCTTTGCCCATCGGCGCAAGGTCTTCCTGGTCTCGACGCCGACGATCCGCGGCGTGAGCCGCATCGAGCGCGAATACGAGGCGAGCGACCAGCGCCGCTTCTTCGTGCCGTGCCCGCATTGCGGGGAAATGCAGTGGCTCAGGTTCGAGCGGCTGCGCTGGGAGAAGGGGAAGCCCGAGACGGCCGCTTACCATTGCGATGCCTGCGAGACCGCGATCGCGGAGCACCACAAGGCCGCCGTGCTGGCCGCAGGCGAATGGCGGGCGACGGCCGAGGCCGACGATGGGCGGACGGTGGGGTTTCATCTCTCGGCGCTGTATTCGCCGCCGGGCTGGAAGAGCTGGGCCGACGTTGCGCGGGACAAGGAGGCCGCCAGAGGCTCGGACGAGGCCGAGCGGGTGTTCCGCAACACGGTGCTCGGCGAGACCTGGATCGAGACCGGCGACGCACCGGATTGGCAGCGCCTCGTCGAGCGCCGCGAGGAGTGGCCGGCAGGCATCGTGCCGACCGGCGGGCTGTTCCTGACCGCCGGCGCGGACGTCCAGAAGGACCGAATCGAGGTCGACGTCTGGGCCTGGGGCCGCGGCCTAGAGAGCTGGCTCGTCGATCATGTGGTGATCGAGGGCGGGCCGGATCGGCCGGAGAGCTGGGCGGCGCTGACCGATCTGCTGGGCCGCAACTGGCGGCATGCCGGCGGCGCCGAACTCGGGCTTGCCCGGCTTGCAATCGACACGGGCTACGAGACGGCCGCCGTCTATGGCTGGGCGCGCTCGGTCGGCTTCGCGCAGGTCGCCCCGGTCAAGGGGCTCGAAGGCTTCAATAGGGCGAGCCCGGTCTCGGGACCGACCTTCGTGGACGCCACCGCGGGCGGCAAACGCCTGCGCCGGGGGGCGCGGCTATGGACCGTGGCGGTTTCGACCTTCAAGGCCGAGACCTATCGCTTCCTGCGACTACCGCGGCCGACGCCCGAGGAGATGGAGGCCGGCGCCGCCTTCGCCCCCGGCACGGTGCATCTGCCGGGCTGGGTCGACACCGAGTGGATCAAACAGCTCACCGCCGAGCAGCTGGTGACGGTCAGGAACCGGCGCGGCTTCGCCCGGCTCGAATGGCAGAAGCTTCGGGAGCGCAACGAGGCGCTGGACTGTCGGGTCTATGCCCGCGCCGCCGCCTGGATCGCGGGCGCGGACCGCTGGTCCGAGACGACATGGGCCGATCTGGAAGCGCAGCTCGGCGTCCCGACCGGCACGGATACGCCGGCCGGCATGATCGGGCGCCCGTCGCCGGGCGCGCAAGGCAAACGCCGCTCCGACTGGCTCGGGCGGCGTGAAGGATGGTTCTGA
- a CDS encoding DNA methylase — protein sequence MMLSFAPDAIETWPLDRLKPYAQNAKTHGDDQVAKIAASIAEFGWTVPVLVAEDGEVIAGHGRILAATQLGLTEAPVIVLGHLTEAQRRAYRIADNKLTEMGGWDEALLSAELRDLLAEDFDLSLIGIADGELDRLLAETGADDGSAGGGQPPVVVPEPPRNPASRPGDLWRLGDHRLLCGDSTNAEDVRRLMNGERAVLFATDPPYLVDYDGSNHPTRNKDWSASYGTTWDDSSQGAELYDGFISAAVAEAITEDAAWYCWHASRRQAMLEACWEKAGAFVHQQIIWVKDRGVLTRSHYLWKHEPCFMGWIKGKRPPKVADETLPSTWEMPSFAKDERPDHPTPKPLDAFGIPMRQHVERGGLCYEPFSGSGSQIMAGEANGRRVFAMEISPAYVDVAVERWQTETGRDAILDGDGRTFAEVREERLGESDAADAA from the coding sequence ATGATGCTCAGCTTCGCGCCCGACGCGATCGAGACCTGGCCGCTCGATCGGCTGAAGCCCTATGCGCAGAACGCCAAGACACACGGGGACGATCAGGTCGCGAAGATCGCCGCCAGCATTGCGGAGTTCGGCTGGACGGTGCCGGTGCTTGTCGCCGAGGACGGCGAGGTGATCGCCGGCCATGGGCGCATCCTGGCGGCGACCCAGCTCGGTCTGACCGAAGCGCCGGTGATCGTGCTCGGTCATCTGACTGAGGCTCAGCGGCGCGCATACCGCATCGCCGACAACAAGCTGACCGAGATGGGCGGCTGGGACGAGGCGCTGCTCTCGGCCGAGCTGCGGGACCTGCTGGCCGAGGACTTCGATCTCTCGCTGATCGGCATCGCAGACGGCGAACTGGATCGACTGCTCGCGGAAACGGGAGCCGATGACGGCTCTGCCGGTGGTGGCCAGCCGCCGGTCGTCGTGCCGGAGCCGCCGCGCAATCCGGCGTCGAGGCCGGGCGATCTCTGGCGGCTCGGCGACCACCGGCTGCTTTGCGGGGATTCCACCAATGCGGAGGACGTACGCCGCCTGATGAACGGCGAGCGCGCGGTGCTGTTCGCGACCGATCCGCCGTACCTCGTCGACTATGACGGCTCGAACCATCCGACGCGGAACAAGGACTGGTCGGCTTCCTACGGCACGACCTGGGACGACAGTAGCCAGGGCGCCGAGCTCTACGACGGGTTCATCTCTGCCGCCGTCGCCGAGGCGATCACCGAGGACGCTGCCTGGTACTGCTGGCACGCCTCGCGCCGCCAGGCCATGCTGGAGGCCTGCTGGGAGAAGGCCGGCGCTTTCGTCCATCAGCAGATCATCTGGGTGAAGGACCGCGGCGTGCTGACCCGGTCCCATTACCTCTGGAAGCACGAGCCCTGCTTCATGGGCTGGATCAAGGGCAAACGCCCGCCGAAGGTCGCGGACGAGACGCTGCCGTCGACCTGGGAGATGCCGAGCTTCGCCAAGGACGAACGGCCGGACCATCCCACGCCGAAACCGCTCGACGCGTTCGGGATCCCGATGCGCCAGCATGTCGAGCGCGGAGGGCTTTGCTACGAGCCGTTCTCGGGCTCCGGCTCGCAGATCATGGCGGGCGAAGCCAACGGTCGTCGCGTCTTCGCGATGGAGATCAGCCCGGCCTATGTCGATGTCGCCGTGGAGCGTTGGCAGACCGAGACCGGCCGCGATGCCATCCTCGATGGCGACGGTCGGACTTTCGCCGAGGTCCGGGAGGAGAGGCTGGGTGAATCCGATGCGGCAGACGCCGCATGA
- a CDS encoding resolvase → MTKPILRKLRAAVYTRKSSEEGLEQEFNSLDAQRESCEAYVASQKSEGWALVRDRYDDGGYSGGTLERPGLKRLLADIEDGLVDVVVVYKIDRLSRSLADFAKLVEVFDRHGVTFVSVTQSFNTTTSMGRLTLNILLSFAQFEREVTAERIRDKVAASRKKGMWMGGWAPWGYDVKDRKLIVNAAEAATIRMIFERFVTSGSATALARELRSEGVVTKRGKPIDKGALYKLLNNRVYIGEAVHKGKSYPGEHAAIIDRALWDKVHAILAESPRKRAAQTRAQTPALLKGLLFGPGGAAFSPTHTRKGDKLYRYYVSQAVLKRGRDACPVGRVPAAEIESAVIDQIRAVFRQPEIIVGTWRAARGHDAEVTEADVRDALEQLDQLWDELFPSEQARLVQLLVERVEIGEDELDIRLRADGMPGLVAEVSGYARAAA, encoded by the coding sequence ATGACGAAGCCGATCCTCCGCAAGCTCCGCGCCGCCGTCTATACCCGGAAATCCTCCGAGGAAGGGCTGGAGCAGGAGTTCAACAGCCTCGACGCCCAGCGCGAGTCCTGCGAGGCCTATGTCGCCAGCCAGAAGTCCGAGGGCTGGGCGCTGGTCCGCGACCGCTACGACGACGGCGGCTATTCCGGGGGAACGCTGGAGCGACCGGGCCTGAAGCGCCTCCTCGCCGACATCGAGGACGGGCTCGTCGACGTGGTCGTGGTCTACAAGATCGACCGCCTGAGCCGCTCGCTCGCCGATTTCGCCAAGCTGGTCGAGGTGTTCGACCGGCACGGCGTGACGTTCGTCTCGGTGACGCAGTCGTTCAACACGACGACGTCGATGGGACGGCTCACCCTCAACATCCTGCTCAGCTTCGCCCAGTTCGAGCGCGAGGTCACCGCCGAGCGCATCCGCGACAAGGTCGCCGCCAGCCGAAAGAAGGGTATGTGGATGGGTGGCTGGGCGCCCTGGGGCTACGACGTGAAGGATCGGAAGCTGATCGTGAACGCCGCCGAGGCCGCGACGATCCGCATGATCTTCGAGCGGTTCGTGACCAGCGGCTCGGCTACCGCATTGGCGCGGGAGCTTCGGTCCGAGGGAGTCGTCACCAAGCGCGGAAAGCCCATCGACAAGGGCGCACTCTACAAGCTGCTGAACAACCGCGTGTACATAGGCGAGGCGGTGCACAAGGGGAAGAGCTACCCCGGCGAGCATGCCGCCATCATCGACCGGGCGCTGTGGGACAAGGTCCATGCGATCCTGGCCGAGAGTCCCCGGAAGCGCGCCGCGCAGACACGCGCCCAGACGCCCGCCCTCCTGAAAGGGCTGCTGTTCGGCCCCGGTGGCGCGGCCTTCTCGCCGACACACACCCGCAAGGGCGACAAGCTCTACCGGTACTATGTCAGTCAGGCGGTGCTGAAGCGCGGGCGCGACGCCTGTCCGGTCGGCCGCGTCCCGGCCGCGGAGATCGAGAGCGCCGTGATCGATCAGATCCGGGCTGTCTTCCGCCAGCCGGAGATCATCGTCGGCACGTGGCGCGCCGCACGCGGCCACGACGCCGAGGTGACGGAGGCCGACGTCCGCGACGCTCTGGAGCAGCTCGACCAGCTGTGGGACGAATTGTTCCCGTCCGAGCAGGCCCGCCTCGTACAGCTCCTCGTCGAACGGGTCGAGATCGGCGAAGACGAGCTCGACATCCGGCTTCGTGCCGACGGCATGCCCGGACTGGTGGCCGAGGTCAGCGGCTACGCGAGGGCGGCGGCATGA
- a CDS encoding type I restriction-modification system subunit M translates to MADRTTLDDVKRIAWAACDTFRGVIDASEYKDFILVFLFYKYVSDVWKEHYQEADQRYKGDQLRVERKMARERFVIPKGASFDDLFRQRNADNIGELIDQALDAIAERNKTKIGDAFADVMFNSETKLGDTRNRNRRLKSLIEDFAKLDLRPSRVVGDGADHKTAEDVIGEAYIYLIERFGSEAGKKAGEFYTPRQVARVLARIAAPQPGDRICDPACGSGSLLIKAAEEVGSRDFALFGQEVNRGTWGLARLNMFLHGIDGARLEWGDTLNDPKLVDGASLTKFDVVVANPPFSLDKWGAENAENDRFGRFWRGVPPKSKGDWAFITHMIEAAKTQEGRVAVVVPHGVLFRAGKEGIIRKAVIEENLLDAVIGLPANLFQTTTIPVAVLLFDRRREKGGALADRHDIYFIDASRDFQQGKNQNQLLDSHVDRIISALATREDVERYARAVPVDEVKENGFNLNIPRYVDTFEPAEEVDIAEVQKEIDTLEEELTSLRAKMREHLKELGLNV, encoded by the coding sequence ATGGCAGACAGAACCACCCTCGACGACGTCAAGCGGATCGCCTGGGCGGCATGCGACACCTTCCGCGGCGTGATCGACGCTTCGGAATACAAGGACTTCATCCTCGTCTTCCTGTTCTACAAGTACGTGAGCGACGTCTGGAAGGAGCACTACCAGGAAGCGGACCAGCGCTATAAGGGCGATCAGCTTCGCGTCGAGCGGAAGATGGCGCGGGAGCGTTTCGTCATCCCGAAGGGCGCGAGCTTCGACGACCTCTTTCGCCAGCGCAATGCCGACAACATTGGCGAGCTGATCGACCAGGCGCTGGACGCCATCGCCGAGCGGAACAAGACCAAGATCGGCGACGCCTTCGCCGACGTCATGTTCAACAGCGAGACGAAGCTCGGCGACACCAGGAACCGCAATCGGCGCCTCAAGTCGCTGATCGAGGACTTTGCGAAGCTCGATCTACGCCCCTCCCGCGTGGTCGGCGACGGCGCGGACCACAAGACCGCCGAGGACGTCATCGGCGAGGCCTACATCTATCTGATCGAACGCTTCGGCTCGGAGGCGGGCAAGAAGGCCGGCGAGTTTTACACACCGCGTCAGGTCGCCCGCGTGCTGGCCAGGATCGCTGCCCCGCAGCCGGGCGACCGCATCTGCGACCCCGCCTGCGGCTCGGGCTCCCTGCTGATCAAGGCCGCGGAAGAGGTCGGCTCGCGGGACTTCGCCCTGTTCGGGCAGGAGGTGAACCGCGGCACCTGGGGTCTGGCGCGCCTCAACATGTTCCTGCACGGCATCGATGGCGCCCGGCTGGAATGGGGCGATACGCTCAACGACCCGAAACTCGTCGACGGCGCCAGTCTCACGAAGTTCGACGTCGTCGTCGCCAACCCGCCGTTCAGCCTGGACAAGTGGGGCGCCGAGAATGCCGAGAACGATCGATTCGGCCGCTTCTGGCGCGGCGTGCCGCCGAAGTCCAAGGGCGACTGGGCCTTCATCACCCACATGATCGAGGCCGCGAAAACGCAGGAGGGTCGCGTCGCGGTGGTCGTCCCGCACGGGGTGCTGTTCCGGGCCGGCAAGGAAGGCATCATCCGCAAGGCGGTGATCGAGGAGAACCTGCTCGACGCCGTCATCGGCCTGCCGGCGAACCTTTTCCAGACCACCACCATCCCCGTCGCGGTGCTGTTGTTCGACCGGCGGCGCGAGAAGGGCGGCGCACTGGCGGACCGGCACGACATCTACTTCATCGACGCGAGCCGGGATTTCCAGCAAGGCAAGAACCAGAACCAGCTTCTAGACAGCCATGTCGACCGCATCATCTCGGCGCTGGCCACGCGGGAGGACGTGGAGCGCTATGCCCGCGCCGTTCCGGTCGACGAGGTGAAGGAGAACGGCTTCAACCTCAACATTCCCCGTTACGTCGACACGTTCGAGCCGGCAGAGGAAGTCGATATCGCGGAGGTGCAGAAGGAAATCGACACCCTGGAGGAGGAGCTCACGAGCCTGCGCGCAAAGATGCGGGAGCATCTGAAGGAGCTGGGGCTCAATGTCTAA
- a CDS encoding restriction endonuclease subunit R translates to MTKAPNPRIQDTEKHLSQLPALHLLQKMEPRWRLLTREEAERERGGKRANVYLDGILKESLARINRVELRGQSYPFTENGLAEAIERLKRPRPSGLLRINEELTDLLLLGTAVEQTVDGITRAFQVKFVDWADPSANVFHVCAEFDVEREHTTDMRRPDLVLFVNGIPFAVIECKGPSTGVDQAVSQHIRNQQDGEIPGLFRTVQLLVATSKNDVRYGTVGTAASFWSKWAELEDREADVLAAINAPLDADQNRQTFADGFREDRASYDARFGQGDRLVTEQDRVLWALARPERLLDLARRFTLSDAGEKKIARYQQFFAVRKILRRVTGERDEEGRRRGGVIWHTQGSGKSLTMVMLARALGLEPSIPDPRIVLVTDRIDLDEQLEGTFKACGLEPKRATTGRNLLDLVATEKRAVVTTLINKFDTALNVRDFSDPSEDVFLLVDESHRGQYGRLHSRMRKIFPNACYLGFTGTPILKTEKNTAAKFGGIIDVYAIDQAVKDKAVVPLLYEGRHVEQRVDETAIDAWFERVCAGLSEDQKADLKRKYARTARLFQTEQTIALIAFDVSEHFRRTWKGTGFKGQLVTPSKRSAILYKRALDELGVVTSEVIISAPDDREGEERIDEASSDEVKRFWKTAMDRYGDEATYNSRIIEAFKKREDPEILIVVSKLLTGFDAPRNTVLYLARPLTEHNLLQAIARVNRVAEGKDYGYIVDYCSVLGELNQALSSYSALEGFDEADLAGTVTSINTEIEKLGQRHSELWDVFRGVANTADEEALEQHLADEARRDEFYDRLNAFSRTLAIALSSHEFANEPSNQRRIAGYRDDLRRFENLRRAVRTRYQDAVDYGQYRKRIEKLLDTYVVADDVRPMTDLINIFDEDAFAEVLNSNASAASRADSIAHATKRTIDERWEEDPTYYKRFSELIRQAIEDFRAKSISDLEYLKRVREIRDQMVRRDTTDIPEPVRDDPLGRAFYGCLREALSDLQGSGEADTETLSAEAAAHLVGIINSHRRVDWAQDPDVENAMKNDIDDYIFDVIRGEHNVPISPEAIDALIDRLLMVARRQAA, encoded by the coding sequence ATGACCAAGGCACCGAACCCCCGTATCCAGGATACCGAAAAGCACCTGTCGCAGCTTCCGGCACTGCACCTGCTCCAGAAGATGGAGCCCCGCTGGCGGCTGCTCACACGCGAGGAGGCGGAGCGCGAGCGGGGCGGCAAGCGCGCCAACGTCTACCTCGACGGCATCCTGAAGGAGAGCCTTGCGCGCATCAACCGGGTGGAACTCCGCGGCCAGTCCTATCCGTTTACGGAGAACGGGCTTGCCGAGGCGATCGAGCGGCTGAAGCGGCCGCGCCCGTCCGGCCTGCTCCGCATCAACGAGGAGCTGACGGACCTGCTGCTCCTGGGCACGGCGGTGGAGCAGACGGTGGACGGGATCACGCGGGCGTTCCAGGTCAAGTTCGTCGACTGGGCAGATCCGTCGGCAAACGTGTTCCATGTCTGCGCCGAGTTCGATGTCGAGCGCGAGCACACGACAGATATGCGGCGTCCGGACCTTGTGCTGTTCGTAAACGGCATTCCCTTCGCCGTGATCGAGTGCAAGGGCCCATCGACAGGTGTGGATCAGGCGGTTTCGCAGCACATCCGCAACCAGCAGGACGGGGAGATTCCGGGCCTCTTCCGGACGGTCCAGCTCCTCGTTGCGACCAGTAAGAACGATGTTCGCTACGGCACCGTCGGAACTGCGGCATCCTTCTGGTCGAAATGGGCCGAGTTGGAGGACCGCGAGGCCGACGTCCTGGCCGCGATCAACGCGCCGCTCGATGCCGATCAGAACCGCCAGACCTTCGCCGACGGCTTCCGCGAGGACCGTGCCTCCTACGACGCGCGTTTCGGACAGGGTGATAGGCTCGTCACCGAACAGGACCGCGTGTTGTGGGCGCTCGCCCGCCCGGAACGTCTGCTCGATCTGGCGCGCCGTTTCACGCTGTCCGATGCCGGCGAGAAGAAGATCGCGCGATACCAGCAGTTTTTCGCCGTGCGGAAGATCCTTCGCCGCGTGACCGGCGAACGCGATGAGGAAGGACGGCGGCGCGGCGGCGTGATCTGGCACACCCAGGGCTCGGGCAAATCGCTGACGATGGTCATGCTGGCGCGCGCCCTCGGCCTCGAACCGTCGATCCCCGATCCTCGCATCGTCCTGGTGACTGACCGGATTGATCTGGACGAACAGCTCGAAGGCACCTTCAAGGCATGCGGCCTTGAGCCCAAGCGTGCCACCACGGGCCGGAACCTGCTCGATCTCGTGGCAACGGAAAAACGGGCGGTGGTCACCACCCTCATCAACAAGTTCGACACGGCCCTGAACGTCCGCGACTTCTCCGACCCGTCGGAGGACGTCTTCCTGCTGGTCGACGAGAGCCATCGCGGGCAGTACGGCCGGCTGCATTCCCGGATGCGGAAGATCTTTCCCAACGCCTGCTATCTGGGCTTCACCGGCACGCCGATTCTCAAGACCGAGAAGAACACCGCCGCCAAGTTCGGGGGCATCATCGACGTCTACGCGATCGACCAGGCGGTCAAGGACAAGGCGGTCGTGCCGCTCCTGTACGAAGGCCGTCATGTCGAGCAGCGCGTCGACGAGACCGCCATCGACGCCTGGTTCGAGCGCGTGTGCGCCGGCCTCTCCGAGGACCAGAAGGCGGACCTCAAGCGGAAATACGCCAGGACGGCGCGGCTGTTCCAGACGGAGCAGACCATCGCGCTTATCGCGTTCGACGTGTCGGAGCATTTCCGCCGCACCTGGAAGGGGACCGGGTTCAAGGGACAGCTGGTCACGCCTTCCAAGCGGTCCGCCATCCTCTACAAGCGCGCACTGGACGAGCTGGGCGTGGTCACCTCCGAAGTCATCATCTCGGCGCCCGACGACCGCGAAGGCGAAGAGCGGATCGACGAGGCCTCGTCGGACGAAGTCAAGCGGTTCTGGAAGACCGCGATGGACCGCTACGGCGACGAGGCGACCTACAACTCGCGCATCATCGAGGCTTTCAAGAAACGGGAGGATCCAGAGATCCTGATCGTGGTCTCGAAGCTGCTGACCGGCTTCGACGCTCCCCGCAACACCGTCCTCTACCTGGCGCGTCCGCTCACCGAGCACAATCTGTTGCAGGCGATCGCACGGGTGAACCGGGTCGCGGAAGGCAAGGACTACGGTTACATCGTCGACTATTGCAGCGTTCTCGGCGAGCTAAACCAGGCCCTGTCGAGCTACTCGGCGCTCGAAGGCTTCGATGAGGCCGACCTCGCTGGGACGGTCACGTCGATCAACACCGAGATCGAGAAGCTCGGCCAACGGCACTCGGAATTGTGGGACGTCTTCAGGGGCGTCGCAAACACGGCAGATGAGGAGGCGCTGGAGCAGCATCTGGCCGACGAGGCTCGGCGCGACGAGTTCTACGACCGTCTCAATGCCTTCTCCAGGACGCTGGCCATCGCGCTGTCAAGCCACGAGTTCGCGAACGAGCCCTCGAACCAACGTCGCATCGCCGGCTATCGTGACGACCTTCGCCGTTTCGAGAACCTGCGCCGCGCCGTGAGAACACGCTATCAGGATGCGGTGGACTACGGCCAGTACCGCAAGCGGATCGAAAAGCTGCTCGATACCTACGTCGTCGCGGACGACGTCCGGCCGATGACCGACCTCATCAACATCTTCGATGAAGATGCGTTTGCCGAGGTTCTGAACTCCAACGCATCGGCGGCAAGCCGGGCGGACTCCATCGCCCATGCCACGAAGCGGACCATCGACGAGCGATGGGAAGAGGATCCGACGTACTACAAGCGGTTCTCGGAGCTGATCCGGCAAGCGATCGAGGATTTTCGGGCCAAGAGCATCTCCGACCTCGAGTACCTCAAGCGTGTCCGCGAGATCCGTGACCAGATGGTGCGACGGGACACAACCGACATTCCCGAGCCCGTCAGGGACGATCCGCTCGGGCGAGCCTTCTACGGTTGCCTTCGCGAAGCTTTGTCTGACCTCCAGGGCTCCGGCGAGGCCGACACCGAAACATTGAGCGCAGAAGCCGCCGCTCACCTGGTCGGCATCATCAACAGCCATCGGCGTGTGGACTGGGCTCAGGATCCGGACGTCGAGAACGCCATGAAGAACGACATCGACGACTACATCTTTGATGTGATCCGGGGCGAGCACAACGTACCGATTTCGCCGGAGGCGATCGACGCCCTCATCGATCGCCTGTTGATGGTCGCTCGCCGCCAGGCAGCGTGA